In Cyprinus carpio isolate SPL01 chromosome B16, ASM1834038v1, whole genome shotgun sequence, the following are encoded in one genomic region:
- the LOC109104760 gene encoding protein rapunzel-like, producing the protein MAEKQQIKATAVKVLCYVEKISSFASNIDPLFGIVTSVVGVVRKGLVDEEDHEMNKDFKQIHEKLETISEKNKQTLRQIRIDEINETYGKHEEIIKHQYNAFNTMVEKVKLDPENSDRHMKEFVKIYENDQMDLSLDTYYRGVKGAALFGKPMLQVYLENCQRNKKVMEARCSHIAHLFYIGLMALMAYYAVTEDDEDEVRDKWGPRVIEIQAKMQEVLEQCTEEN; encoded by the coding sequence ATGGCAGAAAAACAGCAGATCAAAGCGACTGCGGTCAAAGTGCTGTGCTATGTGGAGAAAATCTCCTCCTTCGCCTCCAACATAGATCCTCTCTTTGGGATTGTGACTTCAGTGGTCGGGGTGGTCAGGAAAGGCCTCGTGGATGAGGAGGACCATGAAATGAACAAGGACTTCAAACAGATCCATGAGAAGCTGGAAACCATCTCAGAGAAGAACAAGCAGACCCTGCGGCAGATCCGCATCGACGAAATCAATGAGACTTATGGTAAACACGAGGAAATCATCAAGCATCAGTACAACGCTTTCAACACCATGGTGGAAAAAGTAAAACTGGACCCTGAGAACTCAGATCGTCACATGAAGGAGTTTGTGAAGATCTACGAGAATGATCAGATGGATCTGAGCTTAGATACATATTACCGTGGAGTGAAGGGTGCCGCTCTGTTTGGGAAGCCCATGCTGCAGGTTTACCTGGAGAACTGCCAAAGAAACAAAAAGGTGATGGAGGCCCGTTGCTCTCACATCGCACACCTGTTCTACATCGGTCTAATGGCGCTGATGGCCTACTACGCCGTCACTGAAGATGACGAGGATGAAGTGAGAGACAAATGGGGCCCGAGGGTCATTGAAATTCAAGCCAAGATGCAAGAAGTTCTGGAACAGTGCACTGAAGAAAACTGA
- the LOC109104759 gene encoding protein rapunzel-like has product MADNEIFNDPEKLKRGLVKVLECVATISSAAAVVNPIFGVAGSLIRVVLHHVDDEDIQKLKREFGSVNRALDEISQQNRQALLQIQKETVDKQYHEVEENIRNQFRKFMEIVEAKPEQVQRKKDDFVESFINDKDDQNMYTLYEGVMGKRKLFSQPILDVYMKHSQGDQGVMENLCTRLAYLFCIGFIALMGYYGILGDDLESRNEEWEENMRNVQEKMQEVLRRCK; this is encoded by the coding sequence ATGGCTGACAATGAGATATTCAATGACCCAGAGAAGCTGAAGAGGGGTCTAGTGAAGGTTTTGGAATGCGTGGCCACCATCTCGTCTGCAGCAGCGGTGGTCAATCCCATCTTCGGTGTGGCTGGTTCTCTCATCCGGGTGGTGCTGCACCACGTGGACGATGAAGACATCCAGAAACTCAAACGTGAATTTGGCAGCGTGAATCGAGCCCTGGACGAAATCTCACAGCAGAACCGTCAAGCCCTGCTGCAAATCCAGAAGGAAACGGTGGACAAACAGTACCACGAGGTAGAAGAAAACATTCGCAATCAGTTCCGCAAATTCATGGAGATTGTGGAGGCCAAACCTGAGCAAGTGCAACGCAAGAAGGATGATTTCGTAGAGAGTTTCATCAATGATAAAGATGACCAGAACATGTACACGCTTTATGAAGGCGTGATGGGGAAGCGCAAACTCTTCAGTCAGCCCATCCTAGATGTTTACATGAAGCATTCGCAGGGTGACCAGGGTGTCATGGAAAACCTCTGCACTCGACTCGCGTACCTGTTCTGCATCGGTTTCATCGCTCTGATGGGCTACTACGGCATCCTGGGGGATGATTTGGAATCTCGAAACGAAGAGTGGGAAGAGAATATGAGGAACGTGCAGGAGAAGATGCAGGAGGTGCTGAGGAGATGCAAGTGA
- the LOC109094649 gene encoding protein rapunzel-like, translated as MSSPLERVVAQKKEAIEAVMEMFERGAEVLASAVGELCPLFEASAPVLRLVLDNVESKEITYVKDQFLVVRSKLDVLSSQIEDINCEIKKGRLDSQFFSVEENICNQFRKYIDILEAKPEYREVRKRLFLQHFPKTGGEKNLYMLYDALMGNSTFGEPILDVVEQYEARNRRVLEDFCIRLKELLCLGIIALLGYCFLTQGEESEQEKILVWSTKIQEIETKMKETIERCVDSFPEQAELDIKRLVKEKEDENLQETAKELLDFLVKKYDWVSWSIRVISNLGKISNFKSRQKQNFQSQTRQNYFEVSQGNDTNLVVSFSRNPQTVPNESVKQMMEGTARKGDAKAVVELLEKQLAGFLVHAVSRHKDSFALSSFPEECHYWEKHKNVNLCVHSE; from the coding sequence atgtCCAGTCCACTAGAGCGGGTTGTAGCCCAGAAGAAGGAGGCCATTGAAGCCGTAATGGAGATGTTTGAGAGAGGAGCCGAGGTGCTGGCCAGCGCTGTTGGGGAGCTGTGTCCTCTTTTTGAAGCTTCTGCTCCCGTTTTGAGGCTGGTTTTGGACAATGTGGAAAGCAAGGAGATCACATATGTCAAAGATCAGTTTCTAGTTGTGAGGAGCAAATTAGATGTCCTCTCATCTCAAATAGAGGACATCAACTGTGAGATTAAAAAGGGACGGTTGGATTCCCAGTTCTTCTCTGTGGAGGAAAATATATGCAACCAGTTTAGAAAATACATAGATATTCTGGAGGCCAAACCTGAGTACAGAGAGGTCAGAAAACGCTTGTTCTTGCAGCATTTTCCCAAAACAGGAGGAGAGAAGAATCTCTACATGCTTTACGATGCTTTGATGGGGAACAGCACATTTGGGGAACCGATCCTGGATGTTGTGGAACAATACGAGGCCAGAAACAGAAGGGTCCTAGAAGACTTCTGCATCAGACTGAAGGAGCTGCTCTGCTTGGGAATCATCGCTCTGCTGGGATATTGTTTCCTTACTCAGGGTGAGGAATCAGAGCAGGAGAAGATTCTGGTGTGGAGCACCAAGATCCAAGAAATTGAGACAAAAATGAAGGAAACGATAGAAAGATGTGTGGATTCGTTTCCAGAGCAAGCTGAACTGGACATCAAGAGGCTTGTGAAGGAGAAAGAAGATGAGAACCTTCAGGAAACAGCCAAGGAACTGCTGGACTTCCTGGTGAAGAAGTACGACTGGGTGAGCTGGTCCATCAGAGTCATTAGTAACTTGGGCAAAATTAGCAACTTCAAatccagacaaaaacaaaactttcagTCTCAGACCAGACAGAATTATTTTGAAGTATCTCAAGGAAATGACACCAACCTGGTGGTCTCGTTCAGCCGCAACCCTCAGACTGTGCCCAACGAGAGCGTAAAGCAGATGATGGAAGGCACTGCGAGGAAGGGAGACGCCAAAGCTGTTGTGGAGCTGCTGGAGAAGCAGTTAGCTGGGTTTCTGGTTCACGCCGTCAGTCGTCACAAGGACAGCTTTGCTCTGTCGAGTTTTCCTGAAGAATGTCACTACTGGGAGAAACATAAGAATGTGAATCTCTGTGTGCATTCAGAGTAG